CCGCTGCATTTCTCTCAGCTTGGCGACTTTCCCTTGGCAGATATTGCATTTAATCCATGGGACATGAACCAATTTGCATTGATAGACATACAGGGGAATTGGTCCATTGGTCAAATACCAAAATCCGCAACCAAATATGGAGACGTACTTTCCTTGAGTCTCGAATCAAGAGGTAGCGTATTTCAACCCGACCACACATCCCTTATGAAGAGGATAGAGTGGTCAAACTCATTCAGCAGGCTCCTTATAGTGGACCCATATGGAATGACAGAGATCGACTTTTCTGAAAATTGGCAAGTGGATTTAGTGGAAGCCATTACTTGGTCCGAAATAAGAGGCTTCAAGAATATCGACGAGTCTTATTCAGTTCTTCTAACCTCACGGGaaattatatttttgagCACGTTTATGCACCGGGAGACCAAAAGAGAACTTTCCTGGAAACACGACTTGGATACAACTGACAAATCCCTCACAATTTcagttcaaaaaatcaactGTTTAAATGGTACTGTTGTCCTATCCACCATTCATTCCAAAAAGCACAATACAATATACTTGCATCCATTTTCGATCAACAACGAAGTTATCCAATCCCTTGGACAAGGTATCCTGCTGAAAATACCAGGTGAAAACTTGGGCATAGATCAAATTTCAGATTCCGAGCATGAGGTAGACGACTACTTGGAAGAAttttgcaagaaaatagcattgaatatttttgttaaaaTGTCCGAGTGCGAAAATATCTACAATCTGGCATTGGAAAAACCTTCAGGTGAAATTAATGACTTTTTGAAAGCTAGTATTTCAAAAATAGGAACTAACCAGAAAGAAGACTTAAAAACCAGATGGTTAGCAACCACAAAAGATATTGACTTTGTCACCGAAGATTTTATTCATATAAATGATACTTATTTCCGAGCACCTTCCAACTATGATGCTGAGGGCGACACTGAACTTTTACAGATGTACGGGTATCGGTTGTCGGAAGCGACGAATTTGTATCTGACAACACAAAGTGGGGATAAATTGGCCAATGCCAAGACTTTTGAAACCCTACTGAGAGAAGTTGCACCTTTAGAAGGGCATTTTGAGGACATGGAAGAATTGAACTCACTATTAGAccagtttttcaaatattATGAAAATCAAGATATCTCATTTCGACAACCCAAGACACTCTTTAGTATTTTGTTGCAGGAGCACGTTGACAATGTGGATGTTTTTTATAGCAAGCTGCTTCAATGCTGGGCCGCTATGAATACGGATATAACCAATATTACAAGAGAGATAGTAAAGCAACTACTTTGGTCATACCTTGGggtgttcaagaagagattATACACTGACGAGATTAGTCAGATCAAAAATAACATATCCGGACAGTATAAGGATATATTGGATGATTGGGATACCCCACTAGAGAACGTCGAAGAAAACAATCAAGAGGACTTTACGTCATCCACGTTGCCGCTCGGCTCTCAATCTCAAATACAATTGAAAAGTAGCCAGTCCCAGATCCCTATTATTAAGTCATCTCAGAAGACCAAAAAAAGTCGTCCAAAAATCAAACACCCGCTCGATTTGAGTAGCAGTCAAAGAAAGGCTGATTCCACTGGTGCAGGGTTCCCATCGTCACAATTATCAAGCTCTCTACCTTACAACATGACACCCGCATTTTCACTTATGCAACCACCGATGCTATCGTCGCCTGTACCCAGTACACTAATGTCATCCCAAACAAATACTACCACCAGGAATAAacggaagaggaaaaaggTGGGCGGCTTCACTTGACCTGGAGGGTTTCAGTATAGACATTGCATACATTTAAATATATTCTCATGCATTTTACCGTCATTCTTATAGATTATAGACTATATTTTAAATATTAAATACTTGATAGAAACATTTCTCTAATGTTTTTAAACTATCTCAATTATTGTATCTTTAACAACCTTTCCCAATTTTGCTCTAATACACCTTCAAACCAAAGGAACTTACAGCCCCATGTCACTTTCAACCGCAAGATCGTTTCTCCCCAATAGAATAAATACGACCGTTGTGCAAATGGAAAGAGCTGGCTTGTTGTAATtcagaaaacaaaacaattaCAACAAAAAGCATAAGATACATAAATAATTTGGAAGGAAGAAGGTGGAATTTTTCTTGTATATACTATAGCTTTTATATTGAGGTGGAActtaaagaaaaaaaataaattttTTGTAAGATATTGTATTCTCACCTATCAATTACTCATCTATCCAGTGTTGTTCCTTTTAGTTCTAATCTAGAAAATAACTTCTTCCCAActccatttcaaatctggcaaggtcttgccctttttatactttttatttctggaTGGCTCGTAGGATTCTCCAGAAggttttttctctttcttgatCTCCTCGCTTTCACTTTTGCATTACTA
This sequence is a window from Huiozyma naganishii CBS 8797 chromosome 3, complete genome. Protein-coding genes within it:
- the RRN6 gene encoding Rrn6p (similar to Saccharomyces cerevisiae RRN6 (YBL014C); ancestral locus Anc_4.91) — protein: MNHPNIPTRRPVGIQLATGVEGPGIYVGSENKSIDKGGSWLQAVGNQTASNSFLLRISPNPLQTIDVRKQHLEMGDALQAEMNFADMVFSDTDDNTGDELERSEFSADDDELFNKTINTSLRWGSVSPTISATKLKVYKKVDRKELKGSIYHARRPMPKKSVHFDYLPRKTIKEQREKIDVLERRRSSRKHSILTLDPSIGSTMTMGIVQTAADVRNDVKSQILAYLGPQKHQLMLSLVSASSPENNLKCYSRVGASISFSSKIISINFPKLAYSFSRASDVIGIITKTSLHILKVKGIDRKTGEIDCVLFKPLHFSQLGDFPLADIAFNPWDMNQFALIDIQGNWSIGQIPKSATKYGDVLSLSLESRGSVFQPDHTSLMKRIEWSNSFSRLLIVDPYGMTEIDFSENWQVDLVEAITWSEIRGFKNIDESYSVLLTSREIIFLSTFMHRETKRELSWKHDLDTTDKSLTISVQKINCLNGTVVLSTIHSKKHNTIYLHPFSINNEVIQSLGQGILLKIPGENLGIDQISDSEHEVDDYLEEFCKKIALNIFVKMSECENIYNLALEKPSGEINDFLKASISKIGTNQKEDLKTRWLATTKDIDFVTEDFIHINDTYFRAPSNYDAEGDTELLQMYGYRLSEATNLYLTTQSGDKLANAKTFETLLREVAPLEGHFEDMEELNSLLDQFFKYYENQDISFRQPKTLFSILLQEHVDNVDVFYSKLLQCWAAMNTDITNITREIVKQLLWSYLGVFKKRLYTDEISQIKNNISGQYKDILDDWDTPLENVEENNQEDFTSSTLPLGSQSQIQLKSSQSQIPIIKSSQKTKKSRPKIKHPLDLSSSQRKADSTGAGFPSSQLSSSLPYNMTPAFSLMQPPMLSSPVPSTLMSSQTNTTTRNKRKRKKVGGFT